One stretch of Malus domestica chromosome 14, GDT2T_hap1 DNA includes these proteins:
- the LOC114821092 gene encoding NAC domain-containing protein 90-like, with the protein MNYLTEVSGEVSHGDLEQWFFFIPRQESEARGGRPRRLTTTGYWKATGSPSIVYSSNSNYNHAIGHKRTMGFYTGRAPHGKKTEWMMNEYKGIEVHADHNNQLSMTASSSNTSTSTSTPSAPTLREEFSLCRVYKKSKCLRAFDRRPPGIEITRNPTLIIQAAPAQGANHLDQGSTTSNRNPQNMGDRTNLSSKDSSSSGDHGSQSSQPERSWTLPMAVDNEAIWEWDELMDNWLHWF; encoded by the exons ATGAACTATTTAACAGAGGTTTCGGGAGAGGTGAGCCATGGAGATTTAGAGCAGTGGTTCTTTTTCATCCCAAGACAAGAGAGTGAAGCTCGAGGAGGGAGACCGAGAAGACTCACAACAACTGGGTATTGGAAAGCAACAGGATCTCCAAGCATTGTTTACTCTTCCAATTCCAATTACAATCATGCGATCGGCCACAAAAGAACCATGGGTTTCTACACTGGCAGAGCTCCACATGGAAAGAAAACCGAGTGGATGATGAATGAATACAAAGGCATCGAAGTTCATGCAGATCATAATAATCAACTATCAATGACAGCTTCTTCATCAAACACTAGTACTAGTACTAGTACTCCTTCTGCTCCCACG TTAAGGGAAGAGTTCAGCTTATGCCGAGTGTACAAGAAATCGAAATGCCTTAGGGCATTTGACAGACGACCTCCAGGGATTGAGATCACAAGAAACCCTACCTTAATCATTCAAGCAGCTCCTGCTCAGGGTGCAAATCATCTGGATCAAGGGTCGACAACGTCAAATAGGAATCCTCAGAATATGGGAGATAGAACAAACTTAAGCTCAAAGGACAGTTCATCCTCAGGAGACCATGGCTCTCAATCCTCTCAACCAGAGCGAAGTTGGACTTTGCCAATGGCCGTTGATAATGAAGCTATTTGGGAATGGGACGAATTAATGGATAATTGGCTCCATTGGTTTTAA